The following coding sequences are from one Leguminivora glycinivorella isolate SPB_JAAS2020 chromosome 7, LegGlyc_1.1, whole genome shotgun sequence window:
- the LOC125228333 gene encoding late secretory pathway protein AVL9 homolog isoform X1, whose protein sequence is MSCINEPVLNIIVVGFHHKKGCQVEHCYPELVPGRPTELPLAWRHLPALALPDGSHNYLSDTIFFHLPGLTEPAHTVYAISCFRQIPIEQVVQKTEDMTRSSVQKSVCVVCQSPLFGRLAVKMELVVRAWFLQGDFSQTKLLEDAYKHLNNCPVQIDQTLEGLSVLRLVESWRHKALLLFKLLLLRRRVLVYGSPAGPLSAALLTLVSLLPRCLEHGLGKAANVVLSRPLSPIPMAPDNKSEDVDTATDIVNEPYVNGSQIDDELTPKESGNLLEEKDRVSRQSFDETLLADVDRQDLASREKCHSVGEKYKTQKPLVEAQQSPTMARDMSVDGLYNLTSQIDQAECGFPLSLFEDGYLCLPYLSLQYLDLLSDPAVQGFVVGASNVLFKQKRQLFDVLVELNEMRIETGDLMLRRQLALGTEDLRFADHVVRHGASQGDAWIRDQFASYLIYLLRTSLLPEGSREIDPYNAQFMAAFKATPAYQQWLKTTNNGDIEAFANLAPIHPFAGQLSVADMKLKIAHTMSTSEGGRKVTAAVASTGRAVATTSRAVGGALSQARGALSGWWSALTAPPPDDADAEEARPDDNRAEERAHTPDPPDKSIEDTSTSLNKIQVI, encoded by the exons ATGTCCTGTATAAATGAGCCAGTGCTAAATATCATAGTTGTGGGGTTTCACCATAAAAAAGGCTGCCAG GTGGAGCATTGCTACCCCGAGTTGGTTCCTGGCCGGCCCACTGAGCTGCCCTTGGCATGGCGGCATCTTCCAGCCTTAGCATTGCCTGACGGTTCTCATAATTACCTATCCGATACTATATTTTTCCACCTACCAGGGCTTACTGAGCCAGCCCATACTGTGTATGCAATATCCTGTTTCCGGCAAATCCCGATAGAG CAAGTTGTACAAAAAACAGAGGACATGACGAGAAGTTCAGTTCAAAAGAGTGTCTGTGTGGTGTGCCAGTCCCCCCTGTTCGGGCGGCTTGCGGTGAAGATGGAACTAGTAGTGCGAGCATGGTTCCTGCAGGGAGACTTCTCACAGACCAAGCTTCTAGAGGATGCTTACAAGCACCTCAACAACTGCCCTGTTCAGATTGATCAAACTCTAGAAG gttTATCAGTCCTTCGGCTAGTGGAGTCGTGGCGGCACAAGGCGCTGCTTCTGTTCAAGCTGCTGCTGCTCCGACGGCGGGTGCTGGTGTACGGGTCGCCGGCCGGGCCGCTGTCCGCCGCGCTGCTGACGCTGGTGTCGCTGCTGCCGCGCTGCCTCGAGCACGGGCTCGGCAAGGCCGCCAACGTCGT ATTATCCAGGCCATTATCTCCCATTCCTATGGCCCCAGATAACAAGTCGGAAGACGTTGACACCGCAACCGACATCGTGAACGAGCCGTACGTAAACGGTTCTCAAATAGATGACGAACTTACGCCTAAAGAATCAGGAAATTTATTGGAAGAAAAGGACCGGGTTAGCCGACAGAGCTTTGATGAGACGCTACTAGCAGATGTTGATAGACAAGACTTAGCTAGCAGAGAAAAATGTCACAGCGTTggagaaaaatataaaacacaaaaaCCACTAGTTGAAGCCCAACAAAGCCCAACCATGGCTAGAGATATGAGCGTAGATGGCTTGTACAATTTAACCAGCCAGATTGACCAAGCAGAGTGCGGCTTCCCATTATCGCTTTTTGAGGATGGCTACCTATGTTTACCGTACTTATCTTTACAGTACTTAGACCTTTTGTCAGACCCGGCCGTTCAGGGTTTCGTAGTGGGTGCatctaatgttttatttaagcAAAAACGCCAACTATTCGATGTCCTTGTAGAACTGAATGAGATGAGGATAGAAACAGGGGATTTGATGTTGCGGAGACAGCTGGCCCTCGGGACGGAAGACTTGAGGTTCGCCGATCACGTGGTGCGGCACGGCGCTTCGCAGGGCGACGCGTGGATACGAGACCAATTTGCCAGCTACTTAATTTATCTTTTAAGGACATCTTTATTACCAG aGGGTAGCCGAGAAATCGACCCGTACAATGCTCAATTCATGGCGGCGTTCAAAGCCACACCTGCGTACCAGCAGTGGCTGAAGACGACTAACAATGGTGACATCGAGGCGTTCGCTAACCTGGCGCCGATTCATCCGTTCGCCGGGCAGCTATCCGTGGCTGATATGAAGCTGAAAATAGCTCA CACGATGTCGACAAGCGAGGGCGGGCGCAAGGTGACGGCGGCGGTGGCGAGCACGGGGCGCGCCGTGGCCACGACGTCGCGCGCGGTGGGCGGCGCGCTGTCGCAGGCGCGCGGCGCGCTGTCCGGCTGGTGGAGCGCGCTCACCGCGCCGCCGCCGGACGACGCCGACGCCGAGGAGGCCCGGCCCGACGACAACAGGGCGGAGGAGCGCGCCCACACGCCCGACCCGCCCGATAAATCTATAGAGGACACTTCTACTTCCCTTAACAAAATACAGGTCATATAA
- the LOC125228333 gene encoding late secretory pathway protein AVL9 homolog isoform X2: MTRSSVQKSVCVVCQSPLFGRLAVKMELVVRAWFLQGDFSQTKLLEDAYKHLNNCPVQIDQTLEGLSVLRLVESWRHKALLLFKLLLLRRRVLVYGSPAGPLSAALLTLVSLLPRCLEHGLGKAANVVLSRPLSPIPMAPDNKSEDVDTATDIVNEPYVNGSQIDDELTPKESGNLLEEKDRVSRQSFDETLLADVDRQDLASREKCHSVGEKYKTQKPLVEAQQSPTMARDMSVDGLYNLTSQIDQAECGFPLSLFEDGYLCLPYLSLQYLDLLSDPAVQGFVVGASNVLFKQKRQLFDVLVELNEMRIETGDLMLRRQLALGTEDLRFADHVVRHGASQGDAWIRDQFASYLIYLLRTSLLPEGSREIDPYNAQFMAAFKATPAYQQWLKTTNNGDIEAFANLAPIHPFAGQLSVADMKLKIAHTMSTSEGGRKVTAAVASTGRAVATTSRAVGGALSQARGALSGWWSALTAPPPDDADAEEARPDDNRAEERAHTPDPPDKSIEDTSTSLNKIQVI; the protein is encoded by the exons ATGACGAGAAGTTCAGTTCAAAAGAGTGTCTGTGTGGTGTGCCAGTCCCCCCTGTTCGGGCGGCTTGCGGTGAAGATGGAACTAGTAGTGCGAGCATGGTTCCTGCAGGGAGACTTCTCACAGACCAAGCTTCTAGAGGATGCTTACAAGCACCTCAACAACTGCCCTGTTCAGATTGATCAAACTCTAGAAG gttTATCAGTCCTTCGGCTAGTGGAGTCGTGGCGGCACAAGGCGCTGCTTCTGTTCAAGCTGCTGCTGCTCCGACGGCGGGTGCTGGTGTACGGGTCGCCGGCCGGGCCGCTGTCCGCCGCGCTGCTGACGCTGGTGTCGCTGCTGCCGCGCTGCCTCGAGCACGGGCTCGGCAAGGCCGCCAACGTCGT ATTATCCAGGCCATTATCTCCCATTCCTATGGCCCCAGATAACAAGTCGGAAGACGTTGACACCGCAACCGACATCGTGAACGAGCCGTACGTAAACGGTTCTCAAATAGATGACGAACTTACGCCTAAAGAATCAGGAAATTTATTGGAAGAAAAGGACCGGGTTAGCCGACAGAGCTTTGATGAGACGCTACTAGCAGATGTTGATAGACAAGACTTAGCTAGCAGAGAAAAATGTCACAGCGTTggagaaaaatataaaacacaaaaaCCACTAGTTGAAGCCCAACAAAGCCCAACCATGGCTAGAGATATGAGCGTAGATGGCTTGTACAATTTAACCAGCCAGATTGACCAAGCAGAGTGCGGCTTCCCATTATCGCTTTTTGAGGATGGCTACCTATGTTTACCGTACTTATCTTTACAGTACTTAGACCTTTTGTCAGACCCGGCCGTTCAGGGTTTCGTAGTGGGTGCatctaatgttttatttaagcAAAAACGCCAACTATTCGATGTCCTTGTAGAACTGAATGAGATGAGGATAGAAACAGGGGATTTGATGTTGCGGAGACAGCTGGCCCTCGGGACGGAAGACTTGAGGTTCGCCGATCACGTGGTGCGGCACGGCGCTTCGCAGGGCGACGCGTGGATACGAGACCAATTTGCCAGCTACTTAATTTATCTTTTAAGGACATCTTTATTACCAG aGGGTAGCCGAGAAATCGACCCGTACAATGCTCAATTCATGGCGGCGTTCAAAGCCACACCTGCGTACCAGCAGTGGCTGAAGACGACTAACAATGGTGACATCGAGGCGTTCGCTAACCTGGCGCCGATTCATCCGTTCGCCGGGCAGCTATCCGTGGCTGATATGAAGCTGAAAATAGCTCA CACGATGTCGACAAGCGAGGGCGGGCGCAAGGTGACGGCGGCGGTGGCGAGCACGGGGCGCGCCGTGGCCACGACGTCGCGCGCGGTGGGCGGCGCGCTGTCGCAGGCGCGCGGCGCGCTGTCCGGCTGGTGGAGCGCGCTCACCGCGCCGCCGCCGGACGACGCCGACGCCGAGGAGGCCCGGCCCGACGACAACAGGGCGGAGGAGCGCGCCCACACGCCCGACCCGCCCGATAAATCTATAGAGGACACTTCTACTTCCCTTAACAAAATACAGGTCATATAA